A stretch of DNA from Granulicella pectinivorans:
GGGCGATATTCTCATCGCCCGTTCCACCGCTGATCGCGCCCGCGCCATCGGTTGAGAACTGACCGACCGAAGCAGCGGGACCGGCGAAGATCCCCACCGTGCAGGCCGGCAGGCAAGGCGAGTCACCGGAGAGCCCAAAGGCATAGCTGCCTGTCAGGCCAGCCGCGAAGGTCGTGGGCTGCTGCTGCAGCAGAGTCCCCGATCCCTTCGTGCCACTGAGGTTATTCGAGTCGAACTCGATCATGTCCGCCTTCGTCGCGACCGTCGCCGGAGCCACCGGAGCCTTCACCGAGATCGCATAGATCGCGGTGGAGCCAGTGGTGCCGTCGGCGTTCAGCGTCGTGATCGCCATCGTCCCGCGCTGGTCCGTACCGATGGTGTACGTGCCCACGAAGTTGCTGCTGCTGATCGTGTTACCCGTCGGATTCGACGTCTGATGATTCGAATCCAGTTCGCCCGCGCTGAGAACGCCCGTACCGTCAGCCGTAAAGCTGCCGACCGAAGCGGTCTTGTAAGCGAGCACGCCCGCCACCTCATCGTCGTAACCCTGGAAGAGGAAGGCATAGGGCCCCGTCAACTCAGGATCGTTCGGCGTGGTGGGATAGACGACCAGGAGAACAAGAGGCAGAGCTGCAGTCTGCGGTGTGGCTTCGCTATCCGTTGCCGTAACCGTAAAGCTGCTCGCCCCGGGAGCCGTCGGCGTGCCGCTCACGACACCTGCTGTCGAGAGCGTCAATCCGGCAGGCAGAGCGCCCGTCGTGACGGCGTACGTGTAGGGACCGATTCCACCCGAAGCATGCAGCGTCTGGTTATACGCAACGCCAATCGTTGCGTTCGGAAGCGATCCGGTAAAGGTCAGCGGCGGCACGGGAAGAACCGTGATCGCAACAGGCCCCGTTGTGGTCTTGACCGGTGTGCTGGCATCCGTCGCGGTGATCGAGACAGTGCTCACTCCAGCAGTCGTCGGGGTACCGGTGACCGTGCAGGCAGACCCAAGCGTCAGACCAGCCGGGAGCGTCCCCCCCGCCAGTGTGCAGCTATAAGGTGCCGTGCCATTGCTCACGCCGATCACTCCAACGTAGGGCGTAGCAACCGTGGCGTTCGCAGGCGAACTCAACGTCAGCGTGACAGCCGCCGCGTTCACCGTAATCGTCACGGGGCCCGAGCTGGTGGTCGCAGGACTGCTGGAGTCCGTCGCCTTCACGGTGATCGGGCTGCTTCCCGCCGTAGTCGGCGTTCCACTCACCACGCATCCCGCCCCAAGCGTCAGGCCGGTCGGCAGCGTCCCAGCGGTAATGGTGCAGGTATAGGGCGCGGTACCTCCCGTCACACCGATGGTGCCGGTGTAAGGAGTTCCCGCAGTAGCCGCTGGCGGAGACGTAATCGTCAGCGTCGGAGCCGCCGTGATCGTGATGCTGACCGGACCGCTCGTCGTCTGGCTTGGAGTGCCTGCATCCGTCGCCTTCACCGTCAGGTTCGACGTGCCGGCAACCGTAGGCGTTCCGCTCACCGAGCATCCTGCACCCAGCGTAAGCCCCGCAGGCAGCGTGCCCGCCGTGATCGAGCAGCTATACGGAGCAGTGCCGCCATTCACGCCGACCGTGGCCGTGTAGGGCGTTCCCACCACTCCATTCGGCAGCGTCGTCACAGCAAGCGTCAGCGCCGCAGGCAGGATTGTGATCGTCACCTGACCGCTCGCCGTCTGCACCGGATTGCCGGAGTCGGTCGCCTTCACCGTCATGGTCGAGAGACCGGCCGTCGTCGGCGTTCCACTCACCACGCATCCCGCTCCAAGCGTCAACCCGGCAGGCAGTGTCCCTGTCGTGATCGCGCAGGAGTACGGACCCGTTCCACCCAAGACGCCAATCGTGGACGAGTAAGGCGCACCCACCGTGCCATTCGGAAGCGCCCCAACCGTGACCGTCAAAGGCGACGCCACGATCGTGATGCTCACCGGCCCGGTAGCCGTCTGCATCGGGCTGCCCGCGTCGGTCACCCGTACCGTCAGGTTCGATGTACCCGCGGTCGTCGGCGTTCCGCTCACCAGGCATCCCGCTCCAAGCGAGAGCCCTGCTGGCAGCGTGCCCGCCATAATCGTGCAGCTGTACGGAGCCGTTCCGCCCGCCGCGCCAATCGTCTGCGCGTAGGCGACACCGACCGTTCCATTGGGCAGTGAAGAGACCGAGAGCGTCAGCGTAGCCGGTGCGACCACGATGCTCACCGTTCCCGTCGACGTCACCACCGGGCTTCCGGAGTCCGTCGCCTTCACCGTGATGGACGAGGTACCCGGCGTCGTCGGCGTTCCCGTAACCACGCAGTTCGTACCCAGCGTAAGACCGGCAGGAAGCGTACCCGACACCAGCGCGCAGGTGTAAGGAGCCGTTCCGCCCGTCACACCGATCGGACCGCTATACGGAGTACCCGCCGTAGCTCCCGGAGGCGAGGTGAGGGTCAACGTAGCCCCACCGCCCACCGTCACCGTCACAGGCCCCGTACCGCTGCCCTGTGGATGGCTGGAGTCCGTCGCCGTCACCGTCACCGAAGACGTGCCCGTAACCGTCGGCGTTCCCGAGATCACGCATCCCGCACCCAGCGTAAGTCCGGCAGGCAACGCGCCCGAACTGATCGAGCACGAGTACGGACCAGTTCCGCCCGTCACCGGAATCGTTCCCGTGTAAGGTGTGTTCAGGGTAGCCGCGGGTGGAGACGCCAGCATCAGCGTCGGCCCGGCTGCCTGCACCGTCACCGTGATCGGCCCTGTGCCTGTATTCACCGGATTGCTCGAATCGACCGCCTTCACTGTAATCGTCGAAGGCCCTGCGGTGGTCGGCGTACCGCTGATCACGCAACCCGCACCCAGCGTAAGTCCGGCCGGAAGCGTGCCCGCGGTGATCGTGCAGGTGTACGGCGGTGCGCCTCCCGAGACCGGAATCGGCCCGGTATACGGAGTGCCAACCGTCGCCGTCGGCGGCGAGCTGATGATGATGTTCGCCGGTGCAGGAACGATCGTGACCGTAACCGGCCCGCTCGCGGTCAGCATGGGGCTGCCCGCATCCGTCGCCTTCACGACCAGGTTCGACGTACCCGCCACCGTCGGCGTTCCACTCACCACGCAGCCTGCGCCAAGCGTAAGACCCGCAGGCAGCGCACCCGACGTGATCGAGCAGCTATACGGAGACGTTCCGCCCGCGACACCGATGGTCGCCGAGTAAGGCACAGCCACCGTTCCACCCGGCAGCGCACCCGTCGTAATCGAAAGCCCCGCTGGAGCGATCGTGATGCTCACCGGACCGCTTGTATTCAGCACAGGGTTGCTCGAGTCCGTAGCCCGCACCGTAAGGTTCGCAGTGCCCGCCGTGGTCGGTGTTCCGCTCACCACGCAACCCGCTCCCATCGACAGTCCGGCCGGCAACGTGCCGGACGTCACCGAGCAGCTGTACGGCCCAGTGCCGCCGCTCACGCCGACCGTCGCGCTGTACGCAACGGCAACCTGGCCGTTCGGCAGCGAGGCCACGGTAATCGCAAGCGGTGCCGGTGCAATCGTCAGACTCACCGGTCCACTCGTCGTCGCCGTGGGATTGGCCGAGTCCGTCGCCTTCACCGTAAGGTTCGCCGTGCCGGCGGCCGTAGGCGTTCCACTCACCACGCAACCGCCACCCAGCGAAAGTCCCGCGGGCAGTGTGCCCGAGGTGATCGTGCAGGTGTAAGGCGCAGTTCCGCCCGTCACGCCGATCGTCGACGAGTAAGGCGTTCCCACCGTGCCGTTCGGAAGCGAAGCAACACTGATCGTCAACGGGCTCGTCCCGCTCGCGATCACGATGCTGTAGGTTCCCGAAGCCTTCGCCCCGGTCGAATCCTGCGCCTGAACCGTGAACCCGGAGGTTCCCGCTGCGGTCGGTGTTCCGGAGACCACACCGGTCGACGCCGAAAGCGAAAGGCCCGAAGGCAACGCGCCGGAGGTCAAGCTGTACGTGTACGGTCCCGTGCCGCCCGCAGCCTGGAACGCCGTCGAGTAAGCCGTGCCCACCGTACCCGCGGTAGGATTGCCCGTCAACGAAAGCGCCGCGCCGCCGGCTGCAATCACAATCGTCCTCTGCGCCGTCGTCGTATACGGCACATCACTCGAGTCGGTGATCTGCGCCGTAAACGTGGACTCGCCCACCGTGGTGGGCGTGCCCGAAATCGTAGCGCTGGTCGCATTGAAACTCAGCCCCGCAGGCAAAGTCCCGCTTGCGATGCTCCATTTGAGCGCGCCCGTTCCGCCCGTCGCGCTCAGCGTCATGGAGTAGGCCGTACCCACGGTGCCGGAGGGCGCCGCACCTGTAATCACCGGATCCGGGTTCACCGTGATGCTCACGGACTGGGAGTTCGTCGTGCCCATCGTCGTGCCCGTCAACGTCAGCTTCAACGGCGACGTGATACCCGATGGTGCGCTATACACCACCGAGCCCGCCGAAGAAGACGCGACCGACCCACATCCCGTCGTGCAGGAGAGAGTCCATGTGATCGGATTCGTTCCCTGGATCGTCGCGTTGATCGTCTCCGATTGTCCAGCGTCAAGATTGACGGCGCTCGTGGAAAGCCCCGTGATCCCACCACCCGCATAGCCGCCTGAGCCGCAGCCCGCCAGCGTCATGCAGGCCACACACAGCATGATCCAGAGAAATCCGGGAACGCGGAACACACTCGTTGCCCGGAATGGTGACGTCGTGCAGGTTGGGGAGGATGAAGGCTGCGCAAGGTCGATCTCATGCCGTGAAGCAGGAGATCCCAAGACCGTATCTGAAGCCGCGTGTGTGAGGAACTGTCCCATGTGATGTTCACTCCGATTGCTCTAAAAAATGAATGGCTACCCAGGAAGGCCTCTCTCGAACTGGAGATCGGCAAACGAAGTCGCGAATGCAGAATGACCTGTGCCTGCCCTTGCGCGATAGAGGTCTTTGCCCTCAAAACCGAATAAAACGCGAGAACAATATCGTGTGTGATATCAGACCCCTCTCACGAAGCGCCTTGATCGTCGTCAAGTTTTCAAGCTCGAAATTGTCACGGTACGGAAGTAATCCAGGCCCTTGCCAAGCGACCACTCGCTGGTCAATACTCGGTCCGATCGACCCTTCAACAAGGTCGTCCAAACACCAAACCGAGAGGCTCACACATGGAACCGGAATTGAAACGGAAGCAGAGCTTTTTACTCCGTTTGCCTCTCTCCCTGCGAGAACAGGCAACACAGTTCGCGCAGGAAGAAGGCACATCGCTCAATCACTTCATCAGCCTCGCCGTGGCCGAGCGACTCAGCCGCATCGAGCAGAAGCGCGCCGTCCGGGTCAAGAGCCGCGAACTCATGCCATCCACCACCATGCCCAAGCTGCAGCCCCATCTCCACTAGCCGCATCAGGCTCCCAACATAAGCACACATCGATTCCGCTAAACTGGATCTTCCCCTCATGGGGGAAGGTTCTATGCCAGCCGAAATCATCCTCCAGCAAACTCCGGATGCAGCATCCCTCCTCGACAAGCGCGAGCAGCTTGCCGCAGTCCGCACCACGCTCGCCGAACGCGAGTCAGAGCTCGCTCAACTCCGCGCGCAACTCAAGACCTTCGAAGGCCGCTACCTCCGTCAGGTCGGCATCCTTTACGCCCAGCTCGACGAACTCGAAGCACGCATCGCGGAACGCGAAGTCGACCTCTACGACTCCGACTCCGCCCGCCGTCACGCCGAGGAAACCCGCCGCCAGGCGCAGGAGACTCACGACGCCGCCTTCGGATCAGCCCACGAAGCCGAGGAGTTCGATCCGCCCCCCAGTCTCAAGGCCCTCTTCCGGGACGTAGCGAAGCGCATCCACCCCGACTTCGCGCGCGACGATGCCGAACAGAAGCACTTCACGCTCCTCATGGCGCGCGCCAACCAGGCCTATAGCCGCGGCGATACCGAAACCCTCCAGCGCCTCCTCGACGATCACCGCGAGATCAACGCCTCCATCGCCGGCGAAGGCCCCACCGCGGAGCTCCTGCGCATCACCCGCCAGATCCAGCACGCCCAACGCGACATCGCCAACCTCGACGCCGAGCGTCACACCCTGCTCTCCAGCGAACTCGCCCAACTCCACCTCGACGCCGAAGCCGCCGCCCGCGAGCACCGCGATCTCCTCACCGAGCTCGCCGCCAGCCTCCGCGACCAGGTCGCCGACGCCCAGCGCCGCTTCGAGCTCATCGACCGCCAGATCGCCGCCCATGGACGATAAAGTCAGGACAGGTCTCCAGCACATCCCCACCGGAGCCGCCCTCTCGCTCCACGCCACGCGCACCGGCATCATCGCCCGCGGTCGCCGCGATGCCGCCAACGCAGCCTCCAACCCGCACTACCGTGAAGCCGTCGCCGCCTACAACATCGGCAACTTCCAGGAAGCCGCAGCCGCCTTCCAACGCGCCGCCGAGCAGGGCCACGCCGAGTCCCAGTACCTCCTCAGCACCCTCTACGACGCCGGTCAGGGCCTCCCGCAGGACGACGCTCAGTCCGCCCTCTGGGAGCGCAAAGCCGCCGAGCAAGGCCACGCCTACGCCCAGGCCAACCTCAGCTTCCGCTTCTACGCCGCCGGCAACTTTCCCGAAGCCTTCCTCTGGTGCCAGCGAGCCGCTCACAGCAACTTGGCCTGGGCTCAGTACAACCTCGGCCTCATGTATCGCAAAGGCGAGGGCGTCCCGCAGAGCAACGCCGAAGCCGCCCATTGGTATCGCGTCGCCGCCACCCAGAACTTCCCCGAAGCCCAGCAGAAACTCGCCGATCTCTACTACACCGGACAGGGCGTTCCACGCAGCCACACGCAGGCCGCCGCCTGGTACCGCAAGGCTGCCGACCAGGGCAACGCCGAAGCACAGTTCCAGCTCAGCCACCTCTACGCCACCGGACAGGGCGTGGAGCATGACTACACGCAATCCCGCCATTGGATTCGGCAGGCTGCCCTGCAAGGCCACGAACCGGCCATCCGCGAGCTCAAGCGTCGCGAGTACCGCGACCCGTAGCCTGTAAGTCAGGTGGCAACTTGAAACTTGCTCCGCTCCTGTTCCCAATCGGGAACGATCCGGGCGGTAATCGAAGCGAAAACAGACCACTTTTCCGACATCGTCCGAACCCAGCTTTTGGCCACATCTTCCATGCATTTGTCCATCGTGTACGGTCCAAAATCTTCCTGGTGAAACCTTGGGAAATTCGCATCACCGTCTCGTAACCTCCTTAGAAGTCCATGGTTGCGGCGACGCACCACAACCGGGCAAAACAGACCACTTTCAATACACAGTGGTCCGACCTCTACCACCCACAAATCCATCTTAGGAAGCGGGTGAAGCCGGATACGCTACTATCGTGGTGCTTGCACAACCTCACTTTTGAACCGTCTCACGCCCCCGGAGAAAACATGTCCCAGCACCTTTCCCGCCGCTCCTTCGCGCACCTTCTTGGCGCGTCGGTTGCCTCCGTGCCGCTCGCCGGCAATGCCCTGGCACAAGCCCCAACGCCCCACACATCCGGCCCACGCAGCTTCCCCGCGGGATTCCTCTGGGGCTCCGCCACGGCTTCTTATCAGGTCGAAGGCGCAGCAACTGAAGGTGGCCGTGGCCCCACCATCTGGGACACCTTCTCCCACACACCGGGAAAGACACACAACGGCGACACCGGCGACGTAGCCGATGACTTCTACCATCGCTACCCCGAAGACGTGAAGTTCATGCGCGGCCTCGGCCTCAAAACCTGCCGCTTCTCCATCGCGTGGAGCCGCATCTTCCCCAACGGGACCGGAGCCCCCAACCAGGCTGGCATCGACTTCTATCGCAGGCTCACGGAGACGCTGCTCGCCAATGGCATCGAGCCCTACGCCACGCTCTTTCATTGGGATCTGCCGCAGGCCTTGCAGGATAAGGGCGGCTGGGAGAACCGCGACACCGCCAAGGCCTTCGCGGACTACGCAGGCTTCATCGCCGGCAGGCTTTCAGGCACCGTCAGGAACATCATGACCACCAACGAAATCAGGAGCTTCACCGAGATCGGCTACGGCTCCGGAAGGCATGCTCCCGGTCTTCAGGTCGGCCGCAAACGCCTTGCGCAACTGACGCACCATGCCGTGCTGGCTCACGGACTGGCTGTCCGCGCCATCCGGGCCTCAGCGCCCAGGGCGAAGCTTGGCCTCGCGGAAAACTCCAGCGCCACCGTACCCGTCATCGAAGCGCCCGAGCATATCGCCGCCGCCAGAATCGCCATGCGCGAAGAGAACGCGCAGTACCTCGGCGTCATCCTCAGCGGAAAGTACACCGACCATTACCTCAGGAAGCTCGGAGCCGATGCCCCCCAGTTCACCGCGGAAGATCTCGCCGCCATCTCCTCGCCGATCGATTTCGTAGGCGTCAACGTCTACACGCCCGACTATGTGCGCGCCGCGGACAATGAGATTGGCTACGTCAGCGTGCCGCCGCCTGCGTCCTTCCCCCACATGCTCAGCCCCTGGCTGACCGTCGGCCCCGAAGCCCTCTACTGGGCGCCCCGGCTCATCCACGAGAACTGGCATCCCAAAGAGCAGTTCATCACGGAAAACGGCTGCTCCTCCACCGACCAGATGGCGCCGGACGGCGAGATCTACGATACGGACCGCGTCATGTACCTGCGGAACTACATCGCCAACATGCACCGCGCCGTCACCGAAGGCATCCCGATCAAGGGGTACTTCCTCTGGAGCCTGCTCGACAACTACGAGTGGGCGGACGGCTATGACAAACGTTTCGGCATCACCTATGTCGATTTCAAGACACAGAAGCGAACGCTCAAGCTCAGCGGTCATCTCTACAAGGAGATCATCGCCAGGAACAGCCTCATGTAGCTCGAGGCAAACTCCACAGGC
This window harbors:
- a CDS encoding tetratricopeptide repeat protein: MDDKVRTGLQHIPTGAALSLHATRTGIIARGRRDAANAASNPHYREAVAAYNIGNFQEAAAAFQRAAEQGHAESQYLLSTLYDAGQGLPQDDAQSALWERKAAEQGHAYAQANLSFRFYAAGNFPEAFLWCQRAAHSNLAWAQYNLGLMYRKGEGVPQSNAEAAHWYRVAATQNFPEAQQKLADLYYTGQGVPRSHTQAAAWYRKAADQGNAEAQFQLSHLYATGQGVEHDYTQSRHWIRQAALQGHEPAIRELKRREYRDP
- a CDS encoding GH1 family beta-glucosidase, which translates into the protein MSQHLSRRSFAHLLGASVASVPLAGNALAQAPTPHTSGPRSFPAGFLWGSATASYQVEGAATEGGRGPTIWDTFSHTPGKTHNGDTGDVADDFYHRYPEDVKFMRGLGLKTCRFSIAWSRIFPNGTGAPNQAGIDFYRRLTETLLANGIEPYATLFHWDLPQALQDKGGWENRDTAKAFADYAGFIAGRLSGTVRNIMTTNEIRSFTEIGYGSGRHAPGLQVGRKRLAQLTHHAVLAHGLAVRAIRASAPRAKLGLAENSSATVPVIEAPEHIAAARIAMREENAQYLGVILSGKYTDHYLRKLGADAPQFTAEDLAAISSPIDFVGVNVYTPDYVRAADNEIGYVSVPPPASFPHMLSPWLTVGPEALYWAPRLIHENWHPKEQFITENGCSSTDQMAPDGEIYDTDRVMYLRNYIANMHRAVTEGIPIKGYFLWSLLDNYEWADGYDKRFGITYVDFKTQKRTLKLSGHLYKEIIARNSLM
- a CDS encoding toxin-antitoxin system HicB family antitoxin; amino-acid sequence: MEPELKRKQSFLLRLPLSLREQATQFAQEEGTSLNHFISLAVAERLSRIEQKRAVRVKSRELMPSTTMPKLQPHLH
- a CDS encoding beta strand repeat-containing protein; translated protein: MFRVPGFLWIMLCVACMTLAGCGSGGYAGGGITGLSTSAVNLDAGQSETINATIQGTNPITWTLSCTTGCGSVASSSAGSVVYSAPSGITSPLKLTLTGTTMGTTNSQSVSITVNPDPVITGAAPSGTVGTAYSMTLSATGGTGALKWSIASGTLPAGLSFNATSATISGTPTTVGESTFTAQITDSSDVPYTTTAQRTIVIAAGGAALSLTGNPTAGTVGTAYSTAFQAAGGTGPYTYSLTSGALPSGLSLSASTGVVSGTPTAAGTSGFTVQAQDSTGAKASGTYSIVIASGTSPLTISVASLPNGTVGTPYSSTIGVTGGTAPYTCTITSGTLPAGLSLGGGCVVSGTPTAAGTANLTVKATDSANPTATTSGPVSLTIAPAPLAITVASLPNGQVAVAYSATVGVSGGTGPYSCSVTSGTLPAGLSMGAGCVVSGTPTTAGTANLTVRATDSSNPVLNTSGPVSITIAPAGLSITTGALPGGTVAVPYSATIGVAGGTSPYSCSITSGALPAGLTLGAGCVVSGTPTVAGTSNLVVKATDAGSPMLTASGPVTVTIVPAPANIIISSPPTATVGTPYTGPIPVSGGAPPYTCTITAGTLPAGLTLGAGCVISGTPTTAGPSTITVKAVDSSNPVNTGTGPITVTVQAAGPTLMLASPPAATLNTPYTGTIPVTGGTGPYSCSISSGALPAGLTLGAGCVISGTPTVTGTSSVTVTATDSSHPQGSGTGPVTVTVGGGATLTLTSPPGATAGTPYSGPIGVTGGTAPYTCALVSGTLPAGLTLGTNCVVTGTPTTPGTSSITVKATDSGSPVVTSTGTVSIVVAPATLTLSVSSLPNGTVGVAYAQTIGAAGGTAPYSCTIMAGTLPAGLSLGAGCLVSGTPTTAGTSNLTVRVTDAGSPMQTATGPVSITIVASPLTVTVGALPNGTVGAPYSSTIGVLGGTGPYSCAITTGTLPAGLTLGAGCVVSGTPTTAGLSTMTVKATDSGNPVQTASGQVTITILPAALTLAVTTLPNGVVGTPYTATVGVNGGTAPYSCSITAGTLPAGLTLGAGCSVSGTPTVAGTSNLTVKATDAGTPSQTTSGPVSITITAAPTLTITSPPAATAGTPYTGTIGVTGGTAPYTCTITAGTLPTGLTLGAGCVVSGTPTTAGSSPITVKATDSSSPATTSSGPVTITVNAAAVTLTLSSPANATVATPYVGVIGVSNGTAPYSCTLAGGTLPAGLTLGSACTVTGTPTTAGVSTVSITATDASTPVKTTTGPVAITVLPVPPLTFTGSLPNATIGVAYNQTLHASGGIGPYTYAVTTGALPAGLTLSTAGVVSGTPTAPGASSFTVTATDSEATPQTAALPLVLLVVYPTTPNDPELTGPYAFLFQGYDDEVAGVLAYKTASVGSFTADGTGVLSAGELDSNHQTSNPTGNTISSSNFVGTYTIGTDQRGTMAITTLNADGTTGSTAIYAISVKAPVAPATVATKADMIEFDSNNLSGTKGSGTLLQQQPTTFAAGLTGSYAFGLSGDSPCLPACTVGIFAGPAASVGQFSTDGAGAISGGTGDENIAQTNLANSSLSGTYTTADGNGRLEMSMQTTGTPAGVYPTDYAVYLVGADQAFILSTDKHSSYILLAGTAQRQTTTTFSNASMSGPYVGYENSATNPGLVGATLQNVLNLSTSTIFRGTADAAGTCNTTNVDIGGLTGLVNGLTGLGSGAPILNALLGTYQSTGNSVCTVSSNGRGVLNYPAPSGLLPGILTLLGLGNTPPPARVFYLVAPNRGYFLETGYAGLGNFEPQTGSPFSFSTLNGTYVYGTTAASTVASIDGSGTFTADGAGHASTTTDLNVGVGTINILQLGVTGTQNYTLTDATAGRYLLGSSTVIYAISPTRFVLLDTSALSTSPSVVLLY